In the genome of Candidatus Delongbacteria bacterium, the window TGTTTAATTTAAACCCTGCTATAGTTGTTCTCTTGTTACACTTGATACCATTTGTTATAATGCAACCGCTTTTCTATAAAGAGTATGCAGTCTTAAAAACAATGAATAAAAAAGATTATCTGTCATTATCTTTAATCTCTTTACTTGGTGGTACTGTTGGAACTTTAGCAATTGTAAAATCCCTATTTCTCGTACAATTCAATCATTTATCTGTTGTCATAATTCTTCAAAAACTACAGCCTGTATTTGGAATTGCATTAGCTTCAATAGTTTTAAAGGAAAAGCTAAGGCCATTATTTTACTTATTGGCGTTATTAGCACTAGTATTTGGGTACTTTCTCACTTTTGGTTTTGAGAAGCCTGACTTTAATACAGGAAATAATCTTCTCGAGGCTTCTGCTTATGCTATTTTAGCAGCATTTTCATTTGGAAGTAGTACTGTTTTTGGAAAATCATTTCTTTCTAATAATAAGCCTTCAACAATCACTTTTTTCAGGTTTGGTATGACTTCGATAATAACAATACCTTTTGTTCTATTTATGACAAAATTAGATGAATTTGGAAAAATTACTATAGAAAACTTAGCGATATTTTTACTTATCGCTTTTACAACAGGAACCACAGCGATATTTATTTATTATAATGGGCTTAGAAGAGTTAGGGCATCTGTTTCAACAATTGCTGAACTTTGTTTTCCTCTTTCAGCGATTGTATTTGATTATTTGATTAATGATAAACATCTTACAATTATTCAGTGGATTGCGGCAATAATGCTGACCGCTGTCATTGTAATTATTAGTAAAATAAGAAAAGTTGTATAAATACCATGGAAAGGAATTAGAAATGGCAGAAAAAAAAGAGAAAAAAACTGAATTAGAACTTCTTGCAGAGAAGCTCCTTTTCAAAAAGAAAAATGGTTGGGAAAAACTTTCAGAAGCTGATTACAAAGAATTAATGGCTTTGAGCGAAGGTTATAAAAGTTTCCTTGATTCAAGTAAAACTGAAAGAGAGGCTATTGTTACTATCACTAAGCTTGCTGAAGAGCAAGGTTACAAGCATATTAGCAAAGCTACAAAAAAAGATACAAAACTACTTCTTACTTATGATAAAGTATGCGGATGTATCGTAAACGTTAAAGATCCTGAAGCTTTTGCAAAAGGATTTTTGATGAATGGTGCTCACATTGATGTTCCTAGAATTGACCTTAAACAATTCCCAATGTATGAAGCAGAGGGAATGGCTTATATGAAAACTCACTATTACGGTGGAATTAAGAAATATCAGTGGGTTACAAGACCTCTTGCCCTTCATGGTGCAATAGTTAAACTTGATGGTGAAGTTGTTAATATCGTAATTGGTGAAGATGATAATGATCCAGTATTTACTATAAATGACATTCTTCCTCACTTAGCTAAAGATCAGTATGCAAAACCAGCAAATAAAATTATTGAAGGTGAACAATTAAATATTCTTATTGGTTCAATCCCTTACAAATTTGAATCTGGTGATAATGCTATTAAACTTCATATTTTGAACGAACTTAACAAAAAATATGGTATTGTTGAGCAAGATTTTGTAAGTGCTGAACTTCAACTTGTTCCGGCTGGCAAAGCTAGAGATATCGGTTTTGACAGATCATTTGTTGGATCTCATGGTCATGATGACAGAATCTGTTCATACCTTGGTATGGTTGCTCTTTTTGATGCAGAAAAAGAGGGAATTAAAGAAAACTCAATGACAATTTTCTTTGACAAAGAAGAGATTGGTTCCATGGGTAATAGTGGTGCTAATTCCAATTTAATTGAGAGAATGGTTAATGACGTTCTTAATCTTTATGGAAAAGGTGACTACAATACTTTGATTAAAGCTCTTGAAAATTCTAAACACCTTAGCAGTGATGTTAATGCTGGTATTGATCCAGAATGGGCTAGTGTAAACGAACCTATGAATGCTTGTAAAATTGGTTGTGGTATGGCTCTGACTAAATTTACTGGTTCAGGTGGAAAAGGTGGATCTAATGAAGCTCATGCTGAGTTTGTTGCTGAAGTAAGAAAAGCTTTCAATAAAGATGGAGCATTATGGCAAACTTCTGAACTTGGTAAAGTTGACCAAGGTGGTGGAGGAACTGTGGCTCAGTATCTAGCATCTTACGGTATGGATGTTGTAGACTGTGGAGTACCTATTCTTTCTATGCACTCTCCATTCGAAGTAGCTTCAAAAATGGATATCTATCATACTTACAAAGCTTATAAAGCATTCTTTAAGTATGTAGAATTGAAAAAATAATTTAGCAATATTTTGATAAAAATGCCTCGAATATCGAGGCATTTTTTTTGTTATTTGAAACCTTATACAGATT includes:
- a CDS encoding DMT family transporter, producing the protein MSKIYGFILISFAAVLWGLDGVVLTPRLFNLNPAIVVLLLHLIPFVIMQPLFYKEYAVLKTMNKKDYLSLSLISLLGGTVGTLAIVKSLFLVQFNHLSVVIILQKLQPVFGIALASIVLKEKLRPLFYLLALLALVFGYFLTFGFEKPDFNTGNNLLEASAYAILAAFSFGSSTVFGKSFLSNNKPSTITFFRFGMTSIITIPFVLFMTKLDEFGKITIENLAIFLLIAFTTGTTAIFIYYNGLRRVRASVSTIAELCFPLSAIVFDYLINDKHLTIIQWIAAIMLTAVIVIISKIRKVV
- a CDS encoding aminopeptidase gives rise to the protein MAEKKEKKTELELLAEKLLFKKKNGWEKLSEADYKELMALSEGYKSFLDSSKTEREAIVTITKLAEEQGYKHISKATKKDTKLLLTYDKVCGCIVNVKDPEAFAKGFLMNGAHIDVPRIDLKQFPMYEAEGMAYMKTHYYGGIKKYQWVTRPLALHGAIVKLDGEVVNIVIGEDDNDPVFTINDILPHLAKDQYAKPANKIIEGEQLNILIGSIPYKFESGDNAIKLHILNELNKKYGIVEQDFVSAELQLVPAGKARDIGFDRSFVGSHGHDDRICSYLGMVALFDAEKEGIKENSMTIFFDKEEIGSMGNSGANSNLIERMVNDVLNLYGKGDYNTLIKALENSKHLSSDVNAGIDPEWASVNEPMNACKIGCGMALTKFTGSGGKGGSNEAHAEFVAEVRKAFNKDGALWQTSELGKVDQGGGGTVAQYLASYGMDVVDCGVPILSMHSPFEVASKMDIYHTYKAYKAFFKYVELKK